From the Stigmatopora argus isolate UIUO_Sarg chromosome 12, RoL_Sarg_1.0, whole genome shotgun sequence genome, the window CGGAGATCAGCGGTcgccaacctttttctcaccacgGACCGGTAAAGCTCATTCTATTTTCTTGCGGACCagctaatggggagggcgacaacttaaaacaaaattgtgtgggggtggggtcggtgcacgaacgacacccatgacggcaaaaaaagacaagtcccaagcataatagcaattatttattattattataacaacttttctcatttccagtaaaagggcgagattgaaaacgttaatattttttactcttatGGACCGGCACTAGGTAGCTCGTGGACCAGTGGTTGGAGACTACTGGTTGAGATCATCTGCTCTGCGGCGTAGTTTGCACAGGGGCCATTGCCTCTCCGGTAGTGCACATGACGCCACTTTGAACACTGGCGCTAGTTCAAAAGCATAATATACCATATATACCAGCTTGCAACCATTCTAAAATTGTCTTTCACCTTAATGTCAGCTGTCAAACAATGTGTTGTTGCTGTCATAACTTCAGGAGTTGGTTAAACATAATGTTAAACTGTAACGTAATGTGAATTGTCCCTAGCAGACGGAGGTCAAAGTCAGTGAATTGACTATGGGTAGTTTGTATATACGGCAATATTTAACCACTGTGCTGCTCTTAGACGATGAACTCTGCTCTTTGGGTAGAACATGTATTTTCTATGAggcaatattataaaataatgtatattGTAAATTGAatgtattctcatctcattttctgactgCTTTATCGGcatgagggtcgcggggggtgccgaagcctatcccagctgactccgggccagaggcgggggatatggtggccagccgatcgcagggcacaaggagacagacaaccatacacactagcgcaatttagagtgtccaatcagcctaccatgcatgtttttttgaatgtgggaggaaacccacaaaggcccggggagaacatgcaaactccacacaggtggacgtgacctggatttgaacccaggaacaccgagctgtgaggccaacgcgctaaccattcgttCCACTGGGCCGCCTTGAATATATTTTAAACCGAAATATTtcggaaatattttttatctttagataagaaacaattattattcagattaaaaatatattatttacatttttgcataaataaacacaatttaGACACTAATGATTCAGACACATTTTCTtatgtttagtttttaaaatcattttttgtaaatattcatttttaatggacttataattacaataaatatTTGATCATATTTAGTACTGACATTTAAACAATGgataatataaaaaattaaaagaaaaaatacatttttatcttgACCCACTATACATTAAATATGACAATGATGTCTGTTCCTCTGCTCATTGAGAACATTGACTATTTTCCACTGGTAAGGGTGCTTCTTCATTCTTACATCCAAAGATTTCTCTTTATAATGAGGGTCAAGTAATGTGGCTACGAAATAAACAGGCTCCAAATGGTGAAATGCGCACTCCAATAGTGGTCACTCAACTTTTTTGCTTAGAGCATGACAAGTGATTGTCCTATTTAGAGATGTGCCTTGGTTGCATATCTCTTTGGTTAGCTGCTCAAGGTGCAAGAACAGTAAATCTACTGGCGGGAAGTGATTGCCACGTATTCTCTTGTGAGAGCAAGTAACACCACTGCAAGTGCCAATAGTTTCACTGACCCAACACACCTCATTCACCTGAAATATTGCCTTTGGTAGCAGGAGAAATGCATACTACCTAGCATTGTTTGAACCAAAGCAGCTCCAGGTATCGGTAGtggtatttcagtgaaaaagtCTATCGGACTGAAGCCACATTTTTAGTCAGTTTGGTTGAAAAATTTCGGCCACCAAATTTTCAGTGAATCTCTCGgtgtaatcatttaaaaatagtaaTTGTTCTATAAAGAAAccaactaaaaaaatgaaaatggtttAGATAAGTAGCCACGGTCATTACGATACTCAAAACAGTTCTCGTTGATGGACAATGTTAATTATGCTTTTGGGGTGGGGTACCTGTTCCATGCTTTTCTCTGCTGACCGCCTCACTCTCATTTTCTGTAGCTAGAAGGTCATCAAGCAGCATCTGAACTCTTGTCACCATGGTTGAGACAATATCCCTCTTTAGgaactgtaaaaaatattttttttcatgacaaaataaacacatttaccTGTCAATAAGCAATTACTGTGAAAAGGCTACCTTCTCAGCCAATGTGGCCTttggtttgttgttgtgtatgtatGCTCGGCCATGGATGGATCCTTTGACTGACAAGCTCCCTCCACATTTCTCTACCACATCTGTAATGCTTTGCTGTTGATCCTGCagaaagatacaaaaaaaattatgccTTGATTTTTTATGAAGCAAACTGTGAAAGAGCAACTGTTAAAGCTGAGCTATGCATATCATATGTTTATCAATACTAAGTGGGGACCAACAAAACTTCATTATTGTCATAGTCATTGCATTGTGTTGCACAAAACAAAAGTGCGTGCGTATCTTACCGGTGTGAGTAGCAGTTGAACAGTAAGGTTCTGTCTTACATTCCTCTTCTGAAAAATGTTTATCAAACAGAAGATTTTAGAATACAACTTTGGACAACACCCCTATTCTTGTACAGTTTGCGTTTATTTTGATTGAGAGGTAAAAACTGTTGCATACAGCACTCAAAACCCCAAAACCTGAATTTGAAAAATCTTTCAAATTAAAGTATACTTAATGTTAATAGAGTGTGTCTGGTCAGAAGAGAATAATTTGAAAACCTGAGATAAACTACTCACGTCTCTTCACCCAACCAGttccatttaccgtattttctcgcatataagccgtatttgtaaccccaaaaaaagatgactgaatcaagggtacggcttataagacttacagcgttgctatactctttttaaccagtagatgtcagcaaattaacatttgatatttgttggttatttcctgttttgcagtaagaaaacaaccattactagaTGAATTactataaaactgtttttttctgtatgtatccatatttgttttttgtgcctTTATTATTTGTCTGAAAATCCACATGTGAATATATACATTGCTTTTCCATGTCGCCtgatgacttcctttttgaattcgtccacgtgcaggcaacaccctttcggaatgtgcaatccagaagacgatcctttggattcatacagtatctaaaAATACTACGTgcaaggatttttcttaagattttcccttcaaagtaacacatttgtactccctattaaaaccctgaatatgaaattgtgaatcagggggcggttaatacgagggaaattgtaaacttcaatcattttaaggcaatttaagggtgcggcttatacacggagactgcttatatgcgagaaaatatggtatgttgttttcaatgtttaaatgtGATATGTAGCTACGGTACATGACATAGTTTAAATACTgatattaaaagtttaaaactttctttttattttcatacaaCCTGTCCTGCTGTGAGTTCTGCATCATCAGGCAGCTTCATGCCATCAATCAAACAGACCGCATTCTCTATCTGGTTTGTCCATTCTTTTAGTCCCCCCTAAAACACAGAGTACTCTGAGAATATatttagataaaataagaaGTCTGATTTAGTGTCAGCACACATACCTTGAGACATTTATCCATGCTCTTTGAACAGGCTCTGTTTTCCGGTAGAGGAACAAATAAATCGACGTTTACACAACAACTCATCATGGACCAGGAGGAACACACATTTGACTGATACTTCCAGTCAGCAGGCTTGGCCAAACACTGGAGGAAGGTTAAAAAAACTTCAAGTGCCAGTACATTCTGTACATTTAAGATACAATTTTTACTGAGGTATTCCCCTTATTTGTTATACagtatgccctgcgattggctggccaccaattcagggctggtgcctatacagtggtacctcgtgatacaacatgctcgtcatacaacatgcaagtgttacgacgaaaatttcgatcgaataattcgctcgcgatacaattaaatttttgagatgcgacgaagccaggtggccatgacatgagaggctgtttatcattgtagcgcactgtcttttttgccgcatctctttcgtgtataactactatatctcagtggcgggccatcaaggccttctctgctggcttaagaaatatctgaatcatatattatattttgtccatcaatacttctgaaataattccaaattgtctgttagcttcctttcattgtttttccccctggttgcacagcctccagatgtgtgttttcatattgaagcatttaaccaatcacatttcagccattatttgttgccagggtcagaaatctgcctcaaggccttcacaatcagttctgcaggctctgctgcattaaacaagtgtcgataagactgttgctttaaccaatcagatttcga encodes:
- the odr4 gene encoding protein odr-4 homolog isoform X2 — protein: MGRVYIVDDSVEVYLSKQCEQQSDNVTGLVIGQNSPQRDFVVMACRTPSREEPLVDVGKSLDKEWISEHARQVSRMLPGGLSVLGVFVITDVDAKETLASLRQLVFAVQSLISSEDLWNSDDNDEVRDCLTLHINPKSRKISCRTFDTKDPKCLAKPADWKYQSNVCSSWSMMSCCVNVDLFVPLPENRACSKSMDKCLKGGLKEWTNQIENAVCLIDGMKLPDDAELTAGQKRNVRQNLTVQLLLTPDQQQSITDVVEKCGGSLSVKGSIHGRAYIHNNKPKATLAEKFLKRDIVSTMVTRVQMLLDDLLATENESEAVSREKHGTVQ